In Caballeronia insecticola, the following are encoded in one genomic region:
- a CDS encoding cytochrome P450, which produces MTSVPQSGIDLWADDVLVDPYPAYRALRELGEVVYLTHSKLYALTGYDVIKDALADPTRFSSAQGVGFNDGVNHALQGTSLASDPPEHTQLRAALSENLTPRALRGLGEQIKANAQALVAHLVEQQSFDAIDDIARRFPIGVVADLVGFQGDARANMLRWGQAAMEVIGPMNRRTAENFPIAGELYGYCSQITQDALTPGSVGWGVFEAERKGIVPEGAARHIIHQYLGAGLDTTLAAIGNTVALFGRFPEEFAKVRDDLSLVPSAFNEVLRYYSPVHVWSRVATQEVKVGNVKIPDGSRIAIILGAGNHDARHYRDPEVFDVTRNPIDHLSFGYGPHGCAGQGLARMEGAAIIEALATQIKSFRIGEVARAPSNVTVSFDTVPVLELEAV; this is translated from the coding sequence GTGACTAGCGTCCCCCAATCCGGCATCGACCTTTGGGCCGACGATGTGCTCGTCGATCCCTACCCGGCCTACCGGGCATTGCGCGAGCTCGGCGAAGTCGTCTATCTCACGCACTCGAAACTCTACGCCCTGACCGGCTACGACGTTATCAAGGACGCGCTGGCCGACCCGACGCGCTTTTCTTCCGCTCAGGGCGTCGGCTTCAACGACGGCGTGAACCACGCGTTGCAGGGAACCTCGCTTGCTTCCGATCCGCCAGAGCACACCCAGTTGCGCGCCGCACTTTCCGAGAACCTCACGCCACGGGCACTGCGTGGTCTAGGCGAGCAGATCAAGGCCAATGCGCAGGCACTTGTGGCTCACCTGGTCGAGCAGCAGTCCTTTGATGCGATCGACGACATCGCCCGGCGCTTTCCGATCGGTGTTGTCGCCGACCTTGTCGGCTTCCAGGGTGACGCCAGGGCGAATATGCTCCGCTGGGGGCAGGCCGCGATGGAAGTTATCGGGCCGATGAATCGGCGCACAGCAGAGAATTTCCCGATTGCGGGCGAACTTTACGGCTACTGCTCGCAGATCACTCAGGACGCGCTCACCCCCGGCTCCGTAGGCTGGGGTGTCTTCGAGGCGGAGAGGAAAGGGATCGTCCCTGAAGGCGCCGCCCGCCACATCATTCACCAATATCTAGGCGCTGGCCTTGATACGACACTTGCCGCGATCGGCAACACCGTCGCTCTCTTCGGGCGCTTTCCGGAAGAGTTTGCGAAAGTTCGTGACGATCTCTCGCTCGTTCCTTCGGCCTTCAACGAGGTGCTGCGTTATTACTCACCGGTCCATGTGTGGAGCCGCGTTGCGACGCAAGAGGTGAAGGTGGGGAACGTGAAGATCCCGGACGGCTCGCGTATTGCGATCATTCTGGGAGCAGGCAACCACGACGCGCGCCATTATAGGGACCCTGAAGTCTTCGACGTTACGCGCAACCCGATAGACCATCTGTCCTTCGGCTATGGCCCGCATGGATGCGCCGGTCAAGGCCTTGCTCGCATGGAGGGTGCAGCGATCATCGAGGCGCTTGCAACTCAAATCAAATCGTTTCGCATCGGCGAAGTCGCTCGCGCGCCGAGCAATGTCACGGTGTCGTTCGACACAGTTCCTGTCCTGGAGTTGGAGGCCGTATGA
- a CDS encoding ferredoxin, whose product MKLILDRPRCEGHGLCEEVAAQLLHIDDEGYAAIDVNEISEAVLATAQAAARVCPVAALKLVDDEAT is encoded by the coding sequence ATCAAACTGATTCTTGATCGCCCTCGTTGCGAAGGACACGGTCTGTGCGAAGAGGTGGCCGCACAGCTTCTTCACATCGACGACGAAGGCTATGCCGCCATCGATGTGAACGAGATCAGTGAGGCGGTCCTGGCGACCGCTCAGGCTGCGGCGCGCGTCTGCCCGGTAGCCGCGCTCAAGCTCGTCGATGACGAGGCGACTTAA
- a CDS encoding NAD(P)/FAD-dependent oxidoreductase yields MSILRDSLRDIVVVGSGIAGLTACDTLRAEGFDGRITVIGDEAVAPYSRPALSKAMLRDEDDLTSHLLPEATHGAIERRGIAAVGLDVDRQRVRLADGDEVPYDALIISTGTRARRLTPGSRSDEYTVRTLADALALRARLASRPSVVVVGGGPLGMEIASGAIGAGCATTLVAKGTPLAAHLGALLAARFHDAAVAQGLKIVATDSAKLVMRDGASVVALGDGTVIEAQVIVSAVGDAPNVEWLATTGLLTGGALVVDRRGLVRPNIAAVGDVAAFPHAGRVARVPLWTSAIDQAKVAAAALLRLDAPELAFQQYFWTEAFGISLKAIGPTPVAGEAEIVEGTGEQGLLRWRQADGRATAVALDYRVPIPKLRRVTTCSV; encoded by the coding sequence ATGAGCATCCTTCGAGATTCCCTACGCGATATCGTAGTGGTGGGCAGTGGCATCGCGGGTTTGACCGCTTGCGACACGCTTCGCGCCGAAGGTTTCGATGGCCGAATCACGGTAATCGGCGACGAAGCGGTTGCGCCGTACAGCCGTCCTGCCTTGTCCAAGGCCATGCTACGCGACGAGGATGATCTAACCTCGCACTTGTTGCCAGAGGCGACGCACGGGGCGATCGAACGGCGCGGCATCGCTGCCGTTGGTCTCGACGTGGATCGGCAGCGCGTGCGGCTCGCGGACGGCGATGAAGTGCCGTACGACGCGCTGATTATCTCCACCGGCACGCGAGCCAGACGTCTAACCCCTGGTAGTCGTAGCGACGAATACACCGTGCGCACGCTCGCCGATGCATTGGCGCTGCGGGCACGACTCGCTTCGAGGCCTTCGGTCGTAGTGGTGGGCGGTGGTCCGCTCGGCATGGAGATCGCATCCGGCGCAATCGGGGCGGGATGTGCAACGACGCTCGTCGCCAAAGGCACGCCGCTCGCTGCGCATCTCGGCGCATTGCTCGCGGCGCGGTTTCACGATGCTGCTGTTGCGCAGGGCCTCAAGATTGTCGCCACTGACTCCGCGAAGCTTGTGATGCGCGACGGTGCATCCGTGGTGGCGCTTGGCGACGGCACGGTGATCGAAGCGCAGGTGATCGTCTCCGCTGTCGGCGACGCCCCCAACGTCGAGTGGCTCGCCACCACCGGGTTACTTACTGGCGGCGCGCTCGTGGTGGACCGGCGCGGCTTGGTTCGCCCGAACATTGCGGCCGTAGGAGACGTCGCTGCGTTCCCGCACGCGGGGCGCGTCGCACGTGTTCCGCTGTGGACGAGTGCCATCGATCAAGCGAAAGTGGCCGCCGCCGCGCTCCTCAGGCTGGATGCTCCCGAACTCGCGTTCCAGCAGTACTTCTGGACAGAGGCTTTTGGTATCTCTCTAAAGGCCATTGGACCAACACCGGTTGCGGGTGAGGCGGAAATCGTGGAAGGCACCGGCGAGCAGGGGTTGCTTCGCTGGCGGCAAGCGGACGGTAGGGCGACTGCCGTTGCGCTTGACTATCGCGTTCCGATCCCGAAGCTGCGTCGCGTGACTACGTGCAGCGTGTAG